One Heterodontus francisci isolate sHetFra1 unplaced genomic scaffold, sHetFra1.hap1 HAP1_SCAFFOLD_96_1, whole genome shotgun sequence genomic window carries:
- the LOC137365619 gene encoding probable G-protein coupled receptor 139: protein MEYPVMLQIEHIFYPALAVFGVPVNLMAIVILSRGKCGLSKCITCYMVGMAAADLLVVISEPIFYRIGQIYFPDSFLFITPVCSFIYLLIITATMISVWLTVAFTFDRFMAICCEKLRAKYCTEKTAAMVIGTVSVLGCLVSVPWYFRFEPEYIIDNVPWYCITKPVFFTSTAFDGYVIFCFTLGTCVPICVILLLNFLITRRILAASRGRRGLRGCSNAEKQKDPEMENRRKSIILLFSISGSFILLWVTQVVFYIYQRITKIYSYPVTDPVYVTEVTANMLQLLSTCTNTCIYVLTQKKFREELKNAVSYPLKLIVKIERS, encoded by the exons atggaatatccagtaatgcTACAGATAGAACACATTTTCTATCCTGCTCTTGCTGTCTTTGGAGTTCCCG ttaacttgatggcgattgtgatcctgtcccgagggaagtgcggtctctccaaatgtatcacttgctACATGGTTGGAATGGCAGCGGCTGATCTCCTGGTTGTTATCTCTGAACCGATATTTTACAGGATTGGACAGatatatttcccagattcattcctgttcattactcccgTGTGCAGTTTTATTTACTTGCTGATTATTACAgccacaatgatttctgtctggctcacagtcgctttcacctttgatcgatttatggccatttgttgtgagaagctgcgaGCAaagtattgcactgagaaaacagctgCCATGGTTATAGGAACTgtaagtgtgctgggctgtttagtatCTGTTCCCTGGTACTTCAGATTTGAACCtgaatatataattgataatgtccCCTGGTATTGCATCACTAAACCAGTCTTCTTTACTTCCACTGCATTCGATGGATATGTTATCTTTTGCTTCACTTTAGGCACTTGTGTGCCAATTTGTGTGATTTTGTTGCTCAATTTTCTGATCACCAGGCGTATTTTAGCGGCCAGCAGAGGTCGCAGGGGACTCCGGGGCTGCAGCAATGCAGAGAAGcagaaggacccagagatggagaatcgaaggaaatccatcatcttgcttttcagcatatctggcagttttatattgttatgggtgacgcaggttgtattttacattTACCAGCGAATTACAAAGATTTATTCTTACCCTGTCACAGACCCTGTTTATGTCACTGAAGTGACAGCCAATATGCTTCAGCTTCTCAGTACCTGCACAAATACCTGTATTTACGTCTTGACCCAGAAAAAGTTCAGAGAAGAACTGAAGAATGCAGTGAGCTATCCACTCAAACTAATTGTTAAAATAGAAaggtcatag